In Spirochaetota bacterium, the DNA window CGCCGCTATTTCCCGGTGCCCTCGGTGGCCATGCGGATGATGGTGTCGAGGTCGGGTTTTTCAAGGATGACATGTTCCTTCGCGAAGAACGATCGATCGCGCTTGTATACCGAGCAATAGAGCGTCCGGTAGAGCCAGTTCACGCGGCGATAGAGCCGCCGATTGACCTTGTCGATACGTTTTGCGAAGTAGGTGAGCACCTCGTTTAATTCTATCGCCTTCTCGGCGATGATGCGCTTCTTCTCGTTCGTGGTTATCGACACGTTGCTCACATCATCGTCGTGTTTTTGTGCGGCGAGCGAGGTATCGCTCCGTGCGAGGTTTATGATGAACGACTGCTTGTTCAGTTTTTCGCTGCGGTCGGATATGCCGTGCGCCACATAGTCGAGCGATTTGTCATCGAGGATGAAACATTCGAAGAGGCCCACATCGTCGGGGTCCTTGAAGTAATAGAACAGGGAAAGATCGATGTATATCTTTTTTATGTATAAATAACAAAGCTTGACAGCGAAACCGGCTGCATACAGATGGGTGAAACGGAACACGCGCGCGAACGCATAGATGATATAAAAGATGGAAAGGCGGATATTCTCCATGGACGCTCCCAGAGAACGCACCGTCGCCCCCGCTACGCCATGTTCTTGGTGAGGGATTCTGTTATCTTGCTTTCCGTGGCCGATCCGGTGATCTGCTGCACCACTTTGCCGTTCTTGAGGAAGAGGATGGTCGGGAGCGCATTGACCGAGAAGCGCGCGGCGACCGCCTGGTTCTGTTCGACATTGACCTTGACGAA includes these proteins:
- the trxA gene encoding thioredoxin — protein: MVKEIENPEQFENTVLKYNGMSVVDFWAGWCGPCKALSPVFDRLSEKYSAVNFVKVNVEQNQAVAARFSVNALPTILFLKNGKVVQQITGSATESKITESLTKNMA